One part of the Parambassis ranga chromosome 8, fParRan2.1, whole genome shotgun sequence genome encodes these proteins:
- the LOC114439405 gene encoding cytoglobin-1-like: MERMQGEGEVDHLERPSPLTDKERVMIQDSWAKVYQNCDDVGVAILVRLFVNFPTSKQYFSQFKHIEDPEELEQSSQLRNHARRVMNAINTLVESLDNTEKVASVLKLVGKAHALRHKVEPVYFKILSGVILEVLGEEFPEVVTPEVAAAWTKVLATVYCSITAIYEELGWPNVPTSTS; this comes from the exons ATGGAGAGGatgcagggagagggagaggtggacCACCTGGAGAGACCAAGCCCGCTGACAGACAAGGAGAGGGTGATGATCCAGGACTCCTGGGCAAAAGTCTACCAGAACTGTGACGACGTTGGGGTAGCCATACTGGTCAG GCTGTTCGTGAACTTCCCCACATCCAAGCAGTACTTCAGCCAGTTCAAGCACATAGAGGACCCGGAGGAGCTGGAACAGAGTTCCCAGCTCAGGAACCATGCTCGCAGGGTCATGAACGCTATCAACACGCTGGTGGAGAGCCTGGACAACACAGAGAAGGTAGCCTCAGTGCTGAAGCTGGTGGGAAAGGCCCATGCCCTCCGACACAAGGTGGAGCCTGTCTACTTCAAG ATTCTGAGCGGTGTGATCCTGGAGGTGTTGGGGGAGGAGTTTCCAGAGGTCGTGACACCAGAGGTGGCTGCAGCCTGGACCAAAGTCTTGGCCACAGTTTACTGCAGCATCACAGCCATCTACGAGGAGCTGGGCTGGCCCAACGTTCCCACCTCCACCAGCTGA